In one window of Apium graveolens chloroplast, complete genome DNA:
- the rps7 gene encoding ribosomal protein S7 yields MSRRGTAEEKTAKSDPIYRNRLVNMLVNRILKHGKKSLAYQIIYRAVKKIQQKTETNPLSVLRQAIRGVTPDIAVKARRVGGSTHQVPIEIGSTQGKALAIRWLLAASRKRPGRNMAFKLSSELVDAAKGSGDAIRKKEETHRMAEANRAFAHFR; encoded by the coding sequence ATGTCACGTCGAGGTACTGCAGAAGAAAAAACTGCAAAATCCGATCCAATTTATCGTAATCGATTAGTTAACATGTTGGTTAACCGTATTCTGAAACACGGAAAAAAATCATTGGCTTATCAAATTATCTATCGAGCCGTGAAAAAGATTCAACAAAAGACAGAAACAAATCCACTATCTGTTTTACGTCAAGCAATACGTGGAGTAACTCCCGATATAGCAGTAAAAGCAAGACGTGTAGGTGGATCGACTCATCAAGTTCCCATTGAAATAGGATCCACACAAGGAAAAGCACTTGCCATTCGTTGGTTATTAGCGGCATCCCGAAAACGTCCGGGTCGAAATATGGCTTTCAAATTAAGTTCCGAATTAGTGGATGCTGCCAAAGGGAGTGGCGATGCCATACGCAAAAAGGAAGAGACTCATAGAATGGCAGAGGCAAATAGAGCTTTTGCACATTTTCGTTAA
- the ndhB gene encoding NdhB: MIWHVQNENFILDSTRIFMKAFHLLLFDGSLIFPECILIFGLILLLMIDSTSDQKDIPWLYFISSTSLVMSITALLFRWREEPVISFSGNFQTNNFNEIFQFLILLCSTLCIPLSVEYIECTEMAITEFLLFVLTATLGGMFLCGANDLITIFVAPECFSLCSYLLSGYTKKDVRSNEATMKYLLMGGASSSILVHGFSWLYGSSGGEIELQEIVNGLINTQMYNSPGISIALIFITVGIGFKLSPAPSHQWTPDVYEGSPTPVVAFLSVTSKVAASASATRIFDIPFYFSSNEWHLLLETLAILSMILGNLIAMTQTSMKRMLAYSSIGQIGYVIIGIIVGDSNDGYASMITYMLFYISMNLGTFACIVLFGLRTGTDNIRDYAGLYTKDPFLALSLALCLLSLGGLPPLAGFFGKLYLFWCGWQAGLYFLVLIGLLTSVVSIYYYLKIIKLLMTGRTQEITPHVRNYRRSPFRSNNSIELSMIVCVIASTIPGISMNPIIAIAQDTLF, encoded by the exons ATGATCTGGCATGTACAGAATGAAAACTTCATTCTCGATTCTACGAGAATTTTTATGAAAGCCTTTCATTTGCTTCTCTTCGATGGAAGTTTGATTTTCCCAGAATGTATCCTAATTTTTGGCCTAATTCTTCTTCTGATGATCGATTCAACCTCTGATCAAAAAGATATACCTTGGTTATATTTCATCTCTTCAACAAGTTTAGTAATGAGCATAACGGCCCTCTTGTTCCGATGGAGAGAAGAACCTGTGATTAGTTTTTCGGGAAATTTTCAAACGAACAATTTCAACGAAATCTTTCAATTTCTTATTTTACTATGTTCAACTCTATGTATTCCTCTATCCGTAGAGTACATTGAATGTACAGAAATGGCTATAACAGAGTTTCTCTTATTCGTATTAACAGCTACTCTAGGAGGAATGTTTTTATGCGGTGCTAACGATTTAATAACTATCTTTGTAGCTCCAGAATGTTTCAGTTTATGCTCCTACCTATTATCTGGATATACCAAGAAAGATGTACGGTCTAATGAGGCTACTATGAAATATTTACTCATGGGTGGGGCAAGCTCTTCTATTCTGGTTCATGGTTTCTCTTGGCTATATGGTTCATCCGGGGGAGAGATCGAGCTTCAAGAAATAGTGAATGGTCTTATCAATACACAAATGTATAACTCCCCAGGAATTTCAATTGCGCTCATATTCATCACTGTAGGAATTGGGTTCAAGCTTTCCCCAGCCCCTTCTCATCAATGGACTCCTGACGTATACGAAGGA TCTCCCACTCCAGTCGTTGCTTTTCTTTCTGTTACTTCGAAAGTAGCTGCTTCAGCTTCAGCCACTCGAATTTTCGATATTCCTTTTTATTTCTCATCAAATGAATGGCATCTTCTTCTGGAAACCCTAGCTATTCTTAGCATGATATTGGGGAATCTGATTGCTATGACTCAAACAAGCATGAAACGTATGCTTGCATATTCGTCCATAGGTCAAATCGGATATGTAATTATTGGAATAATTGTTGGAGACTCAAATGATGGATATGCAAGCATGATAACTTATATGCTGTTCTATATCTCCATGAATCTAGGAACTTTTGCTTGCATTGTATTATTTGGTCTACGTACCGGAACTGATAACATTCGAGATTATGCAGGATTATATACGAAAGATCCTTTTTTGGCTCTCTCTTTAGCCCTATGTCTCTTATCCCTAGGAGGTCTTCCTCCACTAGCAGGTTTTTTCGGAAAACTCTATTTATTCTGGTGTGGATGGCAGGCAGGCCTATATTTCTTGGTTTTAATAGGACTCCTTACAAGCGTTGTTTCTATCTACTATTATCTAAAAATAATCAAGTTATTAATGACTGGACGAACCCAAGAAATAACCCCTCACGTGCGAAATTATAGAAGATCTCCTTTCAGATCAAACAATTCCATCGAATTGAGTATGATTGTATGTGTGATAGCATCTACTATACCAGGAATATCAATGAACCCTATTATTGCAATTGCTCAGGATACCCTTTTTTAG